One genomic region from Drosophila busckii strain San Diego stock center, stock number 13000-0081.31 chromosome 3R, ASM1175060v1, whole genome shotgun sequence encodes:
- the LOC108601483 gene encoding UDP-glucuronosyltransferase 2C1 has product MRIACITYILLAVAQTGVESVNILAIFLYNMPTPYLVVRPFLEKLVARGHELTIISAVLFLPDIKGARHVRVNALDRLINDILKWDWDVDFDMSKWQESLWIADFHYNASLAILSDAAVQAMLKDNSQHFDMMIMEPIHSDALLGIAEHFDACLVGLSAFGSSWKLDYVAGNAAPSVYTPYSPTGYTKGQSFLEKWQNWIYISEEWLIDRLVYRPGQQKLFRHFFPYSTDILQNRRRGFSLILVNEHFSLGRAKSNVPNIIEVAGMHLELPSEPLDEQLQRFLDEAEHGVIYFSLGIEIIDKFLPAELWVMLLQAFSQLKQRVVWKIEMDIKIPAEQAQRIYLSSSLPQRQLLQHPNMKLFITHGGLLSIMEAVHAGVPMLGLPIYYDQFANMERMERLGVACSIELSLITIEKFTRTIENLLYSPQYRQRAQQLSERFLDEPMRPLDKAVWWTEYVLRHKGAPHMRMTDEDMPFISYYSVHILTVLIVPIGLAALLLLLVAYKLLRILCKLFCKPTATHQISIRRCTRDRSCVLIN; this is encoded by the exons ATGAGAATAGCATgcattacatatattttattagccGTGGCGCAGACAGGCGTTGAATCAGTCAATATATTGGCTATATTCCTGTACAATATGCCCACGCCTTATTTGGTTGTGCGACCTTTTCTGGAGAAACTCGTTGCCAGAGGACATGAGCTAACTATTATATCCGCAGTGTTATTTCTACCCGACATCAAAGGCGCGCGTCATGTACGTGTAAACGCATTGGATAGGCTTATCAATG ACATTTTAAAGTGGGACTGGGATGTAGATTTTGACATGAGCAAGTGGCAGGAATCTTTGTGGATAGCAGACTTTCATTACAACGCCTCGCTTGCAATTCTTAGCGATGCGGCAGTGCAAGCGATGCTCAAAGATAACAGCCAGCACTTTGATATGATGATTATGGAGCCCATTCACTCGGATGCACTGCTGGGCATAGCCGAACATTTTGATGCCTGCTTGGTGGGCTTGTCGGCATTTGGCTCCTCGTGGAAGCTTGACTATGTGGCAGGCAATGCAGCGCCAAGTGTTTATACACCCTACTCACCGACTGGATACACCAAGGGCCAGAGCTTCTTGGAGAAGTGGCAGAACTGGATATATATCAGTGAGGAGTGGCTAATCGATAGACTTGTCTACCGCCCAGGCCAGCAGAAGCTGTTTCGCCACTTTTTTCCCTATTCAACGGACATACTGCAGAACAGACGCCGCGGCTTTTCGCTCATACTGGTCAATGAGCATTTTAGCTTGGGACGCGCCAAGTCGAATGTGCCCAATATAATCGAAGTGGCTGGCATGCACTTGGAGCTGCCCAGCGAGCCGCTGgacgagcagctgcagcgctttcTAGACGAGGCTGAGCATGGCGTCATTTACTTTTCTTTAGGCATAGAAATCATAGACAAATTTTTACCTGCTGAGCTGTGGGTAATGCTGCTGCAAGCATTTTCACAGCTCAAGCAGCGAGTCGtttggaaaattgaaatggaTATAAAAATTCCAGCAGAGCAAGCGCAACGCATTTACTTAAGCTCCAGTCTGCCACAGCGCCAGCTACTGCAGCATCCCAATATGAAACTGTTTATAACACATGGCGGCCTGCTGAGCATTATGGAAGCTGTGCACGCTGGTGTGCCAATGCTTGGTCTGCCCATCTATTATGATCAATTTGCCAATATGGAGCGCATGGAACGCTTGGGCGTAGCTTGTAGCATTGAATTAAGTCTGATAACAATTGAGAAATTTACGCGTACGATTGAGAATCTGCTCTATAGTCCGCAATATAGACAGCGTGCCCAGCAGCTGTCCGAGCGGTTTCTAGATGAACCTATGCGCCCCTTAGACAAAGCCGTCTGGTGGACCGAGTACGTGCTGCGGCACAAGGGAGCGCCGCATATGCGCATGACGGATGAGGACATGCCATTTATATCCTACTATAGTGTCCATATACTCACAGTGCTAATCGTCCCCATTGGTCTggctgcattgttgttgcttctggtAGCTTACAAGTTGCTTAGGATACTATGCAAGTTGTTTTgtaagccaacagcaacacatcAAATAAGCATTCGTAGATGCACAAGAGATCGAAGCTgcgtgttaattaattaa